A stretch of Ascochyta rabiei chromosome 6, complete sequence DNA encodes these proteins:
- a CDS encoding Tyrosinase has product MLVPFVQVLALAATVQSAVTKPQDAVKDLQHQAITALKKVKVNGTEECSVSNAAVRKDWDTMSGRERKAYTTAVQCMLNSPSKSDASLVPGARNRYDDFVAQHINQTLSIHGTGNFLTWHRLFVYSYEKALREECSYKGYQPYWNWFSYQDDLKRSPVFDGSTTSMSGDGSYVSHNGSVGGAGTIFLPSGEGGGCLQSGPFKGMIANLGPVSPTMRGQTKVNGSLSYNPRCLKRDLTTFASAKWLTVENLLNLTAGDASENVKLFQDELQGRFKDGFLGLHAAGHFSIGGDAGDVFSSPVDPVFFLHHAMLDRVYWIWQALHKEQANTVAGTLTLNNNPPSRNTTLEDLIQTNYLGVEATTIGDSLDTLGNKPLCYIYK; this is encoded by the exons ATGTTGGTTCCCTTCGTCCAAGTTCTGGCTCTGGCTGCCACAGTCCAGTCAGCTGTCACGAAGCCTCAAGATGCTGTCAAAGATCTTCAGCACCAAGCGATTACCGCGCTCAAGAAAGTCAAAGTGAACGGGACTGAAGAATGCTCTGTGTCTAACGCTGCTGTCCGAAAAGACTG GGACACGATGTCAGGCAGGGAGCGCAAAGCATACACGACTGCCGTGCAATGCATGCTCAATTCCCCTTCCAAGTCTGATGCATCGTTGGTTCCAGGTGCGCGCAACAGATACGACGACTTCGTCGCGCAACACATCAACCAGACTTTGTCAATCCACGGCACTGGAAACTTTTTGACTTGG CATAGGCTCTTCGTCTACTCCTATGAGAAAGCATTGAGAGAAGAATGTTCATACAAGGGCTACCAGCCGTACTGGAACTGGTTCTCCTACCAGGATGACTTGAAAAGGTCCCCAGTCTTCGACGGCTCCACAACAAGTATGAGCGGCGACGGTTCCTACGTCTCTCACAACGGTAGCGTAGGCGGCGCCGGCACCATCTTCCTTCCTTCAGGAGAAGGAGGTGGCTGTCTGCAGAGCGGTCCATTCAAAGGCATGATTGCCAACCTCGGGCCTGTGTCCCCTACAATGCGGGGCCAAACGAAGGTCAATGGAAGTCTGTCATACAACCCTCGCTGCCTGAAGCGCGATTTGACTACATTCGCATCAGCGAAATGGCTCACGGTGGAGAACCTTCTGAACCTGACTGCCGGCGACGCATCGGAGAACGTCAAGCTGTTCCAAGATGA GCTTCAAGGTCGATTCAAAGACGGCTTTCTCGGTCTGCATGCCGCTGGCCACTTCAGCATCGGCGGCGACGCCGGAGACGTCTTCTCTTCACCCGTCGATCCAGTCTTCTTTCTACACCATGCAATGCTGGACAGGGTTTACTGGATCTGGCAAGCTTTGCACAAAGAGCAGGCAAACACGGTCGCTGGCACACTTACGCTGAACAACAATCCACCAAGTCGCAACACTACTTTGGAGGACCTTATTCAGACAAACTATCTCGGTGTCGAAGCTACGACGATTGGTGATTCGCTTGATACATTGGGGAATAAGCCGTTGTGTTACATCTACAAGTAG
- a CDS encoding Phytoene desaturase (3,4-didehydrolycopene-forming), with translation MGKQEFDARPSVIVVGAGAGGVAAAARLAAAGCKVTLVEKNDFSGGRCSLIHRDGYRFDQGPSLLLLPELFKETFQDLGTSLEDEGVHLVKCNPNYNVHFHDGTNFKLSTDVAVMKEEIERFEGKDGFERYLGFLQESHRHYELSVIHVLKRNFYSLFSMVRPSFLRHLIALHPFESIYTRASVYFRTERLRRVFTFASMYMGMSPFDAPGTYSLLQYTELAEGIWYPLGGFHKVIEALVNIGERNGVEYMFNSPVSGIQLSDDGKRATGVTFQDGRPPLTADLVVCNADLTYAYNELLPSSSYAKSLQGRKASCSSISFYWALDRQFTELSAHNIFLAEDYKESFDSIFKKHLIPDQPSFYVNVPSRVDPSAAPKGCDSLVVLVPVGHLEDYGSDLHKGSKDNAGRTQDFNSMVQMARDTILKTIEARLNIDIRSHIVDEVINTPVTWKSTFNLDRGAILGLSHSFFNVLAFRPKTKHASIEDLYFVGASAHPGTGVPIVLAGAKLVSDEVLAKLRMAPKSMDQGEKAVMKEEYRVMQKWGVPLKSHLDVQSRTAYSIWLQWWVPALLMLIAIWLWSGTSQGLSVLS, from the exons ATGGGAAAACAAGAGTTCGACGCGCGCCCCAGTGTAATTGTTGTCGGTGCCGGTGCTGGTGGTGTTGCGGCGGCTGCGCGCCTCGCCGCGGCGGGATGTAAAGTCACGCTTGTTGAGAAGAATGACTTCTCTGGTGGGCGATGCAGTCTGATACATCGCGACGGCTAC AGATTTGATCAAGGACCCAGTTTACTCCTACTCCCCGAGTTATTCAAAGAGACGTTCCAGGACCTCGGGACTTCGCTCGAGGATGAGGGCGTTCATCTGGTCAAATGCAATCCCAACTACAACGTCCACTTCCACGATGGCACAAATTTCAAGCTATCGACTGATGTTGCGGTCATGAAAGAGGAAATCGAGCGATTCGAGGGTAAAGATGGTTTCGAACGCTATCTTGGTTTCCTGCAGGAGTCCCACCGTCACTACGAATTGTCTGTCATCCATGTGCTCAAGAGGAATTTCTACTCGCTGTTCAGCATGGTCCGCCCGAGTTTCTTGCGCCACTTGATTGCTCTGCATCCCTTTGAGAGCATCTACACCCGAGCCAGTGTCTATTTCCGCACCGAGAGACTACGGAGAGTATTCACATTTGCAAGTATGTACATGGGTATGAGCCCATTTGACGCTCCTGGAACATACAGTTTGTTGCAGTACACGGAACTTGCTGAGGGGATCTGGTACCCTCTCGGTGGATTCCACAAGGTCATCGAAGCTCTGGTCAATATTGGTGAGCGTAACGGTGTTGAATACATGTTCAACAGCCCTGTCTCAGGGATACAGCTTTCCGACGACGGGAAACGGGCAACGGGAGTAACATTCCAGGACGGCAGGCCGCCTCTCACCGCAGACCTGGTTGTTTGCAACGCTGATTTGACATACGCTTACAACGAACTCCTCCCATCTTCCAGCTATGCCAAATCCCTCCAAGGGCGCAAAGCCTCGTGTTCAAGCATATCCTTCTACTGGGCACTCGACAGACAATTCACCGAACTCTCCGCACACAACATCTTCCTTGCCGAAGACTACAAAGAGTCCTTTGACAGCATCTTCAAGAAGCACCTTATCCCCGACCAACCGAGCTTCTATGTCAACGTACCCTCGCGCGTCGATCCCTCCGCAGCACCCAAGGGATGCGACTCTCTTGTCGTTCTCGTCCCTGTAGGCCACCTCGAAGACTATGGTTCAGACTTACACAAAGGCTCCAAGGACAATGCAGGGAGGACGCAAGACTTCAATTCGATGGTGCAGATGGCGCGCGACACGATCCTCAAGACCATCGAAGCCCGCCTGAACATCGACATCCGCTCCCACATCGTCGACGAAGTCATCAACACGCCCGTGACCTGGAAATCCACATTCAATCTCGATCGCGGCGCAATCCTAGGCCTCTCGCACTCCTTCTTCAACGTTCTTGCTTTCCGCCCAAAGACAAAGCACGCTTCCATCGAGGACCTATACTTTGTAGGCGCGAGCGCGCATCCAGGAACAGGCGTGCCGATCGTGCTTGCGGGTGCGAAGCTGGTCAGTGACGAGGTGTTGGCCAAGTTGAGGATGGCGCCAAAGAGCATGGATCAGGGGGAGAAGGCCGTGATGAAGGAGGAGTACAGAGTCATGCAGAAATGGGGTGTTCCGCTGAAGAGCCATTTGGACGTGCAGAGCAGGACGGCGTACTCGATCTGGTTGCAGTGGTGGGTGCCGGCTCTGCTTATGCTGATTGCTATCTGGCTGTGGAGTGGGACCAGCCAAGGGCTGAGTGTGCTGTCTTGA